The following proteins are co-located in the Vigna unguiculata cultivar IT97K-499-35 chromosome 9, ASM411807v1, whole genome shotgun sequence genome:
- the LOC114162995 gene encoding beta-galactosidase 13-like: MEQTNNMTRTLFLVALLSTIMVATHGHGRHMTAHNVTYDGKSLFINGRRELLFSGSIHYPRSTPDMWPILLDNARRGGINVIQTYVFWNAHEPQQGQFNFEGNYDLVKFIKLVQEHGMFVTLRVGPFIQAEWNHGGLPYWLKEVPDIIFRCDNEPYKQHMQAFVTKIVQMMKDEKLFAPQGGPIVLAQIENEYNHVQRAYEEKGDSYVQWAANMAVALNVGVPWIMCKQTDAPDPVINACNGRHCGDTFSGPNKPYKPVIWTENWTAQYRVHGDPPSQRSAEDIAFSVARFFAKGGNLVNYYMYHGGTNFGRTSSEFSTTRYYDEAPLDEYGLEREPKWSHLRDVHKAVLLCRKAILGGDPNVEKLNEFHEIRTFEKLGTNLCVAFITNNHTTDAATINFRGTNYFLPPYSISILPDCKTVVYNTQSIVSQHNSRNYERSTTANNFQWEMFNEAIPTTKKMDMYQNKPRELFTLLKDTSDYAWYTTSFELAPGDLPTKPGVLPIIHIESNGHTMVAFVNGDLIGTAHGTHDKKTFDFNRPVQLRVGTNYISILAGTVGLPDSGAYMEHRYAGPKLVSIIALNTGTLDITTNLWGHRVGLKGEGMKVFSDEGSIRAKWKPLSPVPRPLTWYRTRFVTPEGTGPVAIRMTGMGKGMMWINGKSIGRHWMSFLSPIGKPTQSEFHIPRSFLNPQDNLLAIFEEEPLAPRQIEILNVNRDTICSFIAENDPPNVNSWVSRRGNFHPIVPYLGPQALLECAPGKKITTVEFASFGNPSGSCGQYILGTCNAIATKQIVEQECLGKETCSIALNRAIFNQNGADPCPEILVKTLAVQVRCY, from the exons ATGGAACAAACCAATAACATGACTCGCACCCTTTTCCTCGTGGCCTTGCTTTCCACCATTATGGTTGCAACACATGGGCATGGTCGTCACATGACTGCTCATAATGTCACTTATGATGGTAAGTCATTGTTCATCAACGGAAGGCGCGAGCTGCTTTTTTCTGGTTCCATCCACTACCCACGAAGCACACCAGAT ATGTGGCCTATCCTTCTTGATAATGCAAGACGTGGAGGCATAAATGTCATCCAAACCTACGTGTTTTGGAATGCTCATGAGCCCCAACAAGGACAG TTCAACTTTGAAGGTAATTACGACTTAGTGAAGTTTATTAAGCTTGTTCAAGAACATGGAATGTTTGTCACTCTCAGGGTTGGACCCTTCATCCAAGCCGAGTGGAACCATGG AGGACTTCCATATTGGCTTAAGGAGGTTCCTGACATCATATTCCGCTGTGATAATGAGCCTTATAAG CAACACATGCAAGCATTCGTGACAAAGATTGTACAAATGATGAAAGATGAGAAGCTCTTTGCACCCCAAGGAGGTCCCATTGTCTTAGCACAG ATTGAGAATGAGTACAACCACGTTCAACGTGCATACGAAGAGAAGGGTGACAGCTATGTCCAATGGGCTGCAAACATGGCAGTAGCATTGAACGTTGGAGTTCCATGGATCATGTGTAAGCAAACAGATGCACCAGATCCAGTG ATCAATGCATGCAATGGAAGACATTGTGGTGATACCTTCTCGGGGCCAAACAAACCATACAAACCAGTCATATGGACAGAGAACTGGACCGCTCA GTACAGAGTACATGGAGATCCACCATCCCAAAGATCTGCAGAAGATATTGCATTTTCAGTTGCTCGCTTTTTCGCCAAGGGTGGAAACTTGGTTAACTACTACATG TATCATGGAGGAACAAACTTTGGCAGAACCAGTTCTGAATTTAGCACAACTCGTTATTATGACGAGGCACCTCTTGATGAATACGGTCTAGAAAGAGAACCAAAATGGAGTCATTTGAGGGATGTCCATAAAGCCGTGCTCCTTTGTAGGAAAGCTATCCTTGGCGGCGATCCCAATGTTGAAAAGTTGAACGAATTCCATGAG ATTAGAACCTTTGAGAAGCTTGGAACAAACTTGTGTGTTGCTTTCATCACTAATAACCACACAACAGATGCGGCCACTATTAACTTCAGAGGCACTAACTACTTTTTGCCTCCATATTCCATTAGCATCCTTCCTGACTGCAAGACCGTGGTCTACAACACGCAAAGT ATTGTTTCACAACATAACTCAAGGAACTATGAAAGGTCAACCACGGCAAACAATTTCCAATGGGAGATGTTCAATGAGGCCATCCCAACAACCAAAAAAATGGATATGTACCAAAACAAACCGCGGGAGCTTTTCACTTTGCTCAAGGACACCAGTGATTATGCTTGGTACACCACCAG CTTTGAGTTGGCTCCAGGAGACTTGCCAACAAAGCCTGGAGTTCTCCCTATTATTCATATTGAGAGTAACGGACACACAATGGTTGCATTTGTAAATGGAGACCTCATTG GAACTGCTCACGGAACTCATGACAAAAAAACTTTTGATTTCAACCGACCAGTACAACTTAGGGTTGGAACTAACTATATTTCTATCCTAGCTGGCACAGTTGGATTACCT gATAGTGGAGCTTACATGGAACATAGATACGCAGGACCCAAGCTCGTATCCATCATAGCTCTCAACACAGGAACACTAGATATCACTACCAATTTGTGGGGTCATCGG gTTGGTCTCAAGGGTGAAGGCATGAAAGTTTTTAGTGATGAAGGATCAATAAGGGCAAAATGGAAGCCACTCAGTCCAGTCCCACGTCCTCTCACCTGGTACAGG ACAAGATTTGTCACTCCTGAGGGAACAGGTCCAGTTGCCATTAGGATGACTGGAATGGGCAAAGGAATGATGTGGATCAACGGTAAAAGCATTGGTCGTCACTGGATGAGTTTCCTCTCCCCAATTGGAAAGCCCACTCAATCAGA GTTCCATATCCCAAGATCGTTCCTCAACCCACAAGATAACTTGCTTGCTATATTTGAAGAGGAACCATTGGCTCCAAGACAGATTGAGATCTTGAACGTGAACAGAGACACAATTTGCAGTTTCATTGCAGAGAATGACCCTCCCAATGTGAACTCATGGGTGTCCAGGAGAGGAAATTTCCACCCTATTGTGCCATACCTTGGACCACAAGCCTTATTGGAATGTGCTCCTGGGAAAAAGATTACGACAGTTGAGTTTGCAAGCTTTGGCAATCCAAGTGGTTCTTGTGGACAATATATTTTAGGAACTTGCAATGCTATTGCTACAAAACAAATTGTGGAACAAGAATGTTTGGGCAAAGAAACTTGCTCGATTGCATTAAATCGTGCAATTTTTAACCAAAATGGTGCGGATCCATGTCCAGAAATATTGGTGAAAACTCTTGCAGTCCAAGTAAGGTGTTATTAG